The DNA region GAAGTAAATTCAAACTTCAAACCCGGTGATTTATGTACAAAATGATTTGAAATAATAATCAGAATAGCAAAACTTGTGGGGAGCAGAGAACAGAGAGATGGACCATTTATCTGAAACTGAACaggtattttttcttaattttttttcttttttttttccagagttttGGTGAAAGTGTCCTGCAATCTATGAAGTCACTGCTACACAGCAGGAAAGAGTTATGCAATGTATCAGCAGAGGAATGCTTAAATCAGGAAGAGCAAGATCATTTTATTGAGGTTTGCCATAATATTCCCACTTATATATATTTTGTGGCTGTGGTAGAAAGCAATCTCTCCTGAAACAGTATGGAAAGCTGCAGGGCAATACATAGGAACAATGCTGCAAGTTACTGGCCTTAAAATTTATTCCCCCTATTGTCATTCTTGAATTTAGTCACTGAAGTCTTAAAAAGGCTGTAACTTTTCAAGGTAACATTTCTCTGCTTCAGAGGATTTGTGAAACTAGAAAAACCAGGGTGTGTAAATAGATGGCTTGGGTATACTGCATTTGTAAGCACTGCTGTGATTAAGGTTGTATAGATGATATCCTAACAAAGTAGCAGAACACTTTGATTGAGGTCTGAAGATTAAAGCTCAAGCCTCAGAATTGCAGATCTAGACTTATTTTATGTGATTATGAATGGTCTGAAAGCTGGACAAGGTCTGGATGAAGTAGACCTGAGGGAATGTGGGACTATCTAGGTAAATCTGAAGCTGTAAGGAGGAATTACTGGAACTGTTTGAGTTACAGGCTAACAGCTACTTCcccaaagggaaaagaaaaaagtaaaagcaatGTCTACCATGTACCTTGTGTTATGGGTTTTACAAGACTTCTAATTAGTAGTGGACAGGTGTGACAAGGAGCTTAGAGAGTGAGAGGCTGACCTGAACAGGCCATGCAGAGATAGGGAGAGCTGAAGCAAAGACAACTGAGGAAGTGGTTGTGGGAGACTGATAATTGCATAAGCAGTAGCAAGAGGCGGGTTGATGAGTTAGGGTTGCTTGGAGAACGCCGGAGGTTGTGTAACTGAATGGATACAGTCAGGGGTTTAGACATTTGGGAAGCAGGCAAGAACCTGAATTTGTGAAGGATGAAAGCTGTGACAGATTAAGGTAAGGACAAAGAGCTATGCAGTGGAGGTGTGAGCAAAACCTTGTCTTTATCTGATCAGGCAGACCATGCTTTACAATCGATGAAGGTTTTCTTGTCTTGTCGAAAATACCTGACAAATAGCTGGGAACATGTTTTATATGCCTGCAGTGATGGTCCCTGTGGAGAAAGATAGTTGACTGTATTTAGTTACCATATGAGATCAAGCAATTAAGGGTCCTCTGGGTGAAATGGAAGAGGGTCAATATCCTGTCACAGGacaggtatttttttcttatgaaaatacaggaaaaagaTACTTATATGGAAGATGATGTTAGAAGAACTCAGACTTGAGAAAACCAGAATTTAGGTTTTCCTGTACCATTTCCTTTGTAGCCATGGCTTAAGATAGCCTTAGAATACAGTGTCTCATACACTTGTTTTTAGTTTATAGAAAGGACTTGTGTTTCTGATgacctttttgtttccttggcctacTCCCCAACAACTTTTGAACTGATATATTCTGACATGTTCAAGgtattaaaaaacatttttttttcctgtgaaagcTGTTGTTTGGCCACAATAAAGAGATCCAGATTAGCCAAGGCAAAAATCGACAGATTCAGTAGTGATCTCTTTGACAGCTGTCTGCTCATTTCACAGTGTAATATTGCCCTTCATTTGTGTGAAGCTATGACTCCTGCTCACTGCCCTGTCTCTCACAATGAGTTATCCCATGGGAGAAGATAAGGGTTGGAATCATTATcttgaggaagaggaagggacGTGTaagaagacaaaaaacaaacacccattaaagaaaacaaagcaaaactgcCAAAAAATCCTAAACAACAACACACTCTAGAGCTTCTCAAAATGTTCTTCAGAGAACTAGTTTTTTTCCCAGGTAGCTTAAAATGTTTGATATCTTGCCCCTTCTGTGGAGTAATTCAGTTCATATTTTGCTGATAAAAGTTCATACTGTACAGATAACAAATGTAGAAGCTGAAGAATGTCTTGCAGATGTTGAGCAGATGAATTGTGTAGGAGTTGAAGAGAAGGTGTAGGAGTTGAAGAGTAACGTTGCTCAAACAGGATTGTTTCACAGTTAACACGGTGAATACGGTGCTGCAGATGTGTAATTTGTCTGGAGCTATTTGGAATGCTGTGGTGaagcattattttctttatgatCTTGTCATACCGACATAACGATAAGTGGATATAAGCAGGAAGATATTAACTGGAAGAATAAGATCTTTTTTTCCAGCATGAAACCCTATGAAATAAACAAGAGAGAATTTTTTATATTATGATTTcagttgaaaataaaatttggggtttgtttttttgctcACACTTTGAAAGGACAAATTCAAAGCACAAAAATAGTTCAAAATAGAATTCTGGGCATTTATTTTTTGTAGCTCTTACAGAGCTCTTTTTCCTCATTACAGAATTTCTGTGTATGTACAAGGAGGTAGCTGAACCAGTTAATAATATATCAATATAAACATAGTGATGTTCTTTGGAGTAACTGGAGTAGCTGCTGCAAATTTCTGAGTTATGGTTTAAAAATTGATGTATTGCATAGTGCTCTGAAAAAATGGAAAGCATATAAAACTAAATTTCAAACATCAGTGGAAAAAGTATTTAGTCTCTGTGCTTTATTCTGTATCTacaaaatggaagaaaagcttATTTTCTGACAGCCttgtttggaaaataaatgtcttgttattttttttttgagtatgCAGATGGCCTCTGGATTTGTTGTTAGGGAAATAATAAGTGAGAACTAAGGAAATCTGATGTATGAAGCAGAGTTTGAGCAATGACTGACTCTCTTCAGTCTGTTTTGAATGGTACAAAACACCTGTATAGAGAAAAGAGGGACAAGGTGtgataaaatatttcacttgTCCACAAGCACAAAAAACTGAGGTAAAACAGTTATTTCTGGCATACTTTAGGTTCCAGAGCCTGacaagacctttttttttttttgataggttgaatattttaattcttttatgttagggtttgtttttgtttactTGGCAATGACATACAAACATGTGGCTTAAATAATCTGTTGTGTTTTGGCCTCAGGCTAATCAATTTACATGGTAAATTGCATAATGGCATTATGCTTTATTCAGTATATCCAAATGTATAACAGTTTATCAGCTTGGACAGATTTCAGACTGAAACAGTTTCATCTGTGCCCAGCCTGAAGCAAGGACGGATGAGCACTGATCTTTGCAAAATCATCTTTATTTTAACAGATGTAATGAGGCATGTATGTGCTGCTCTGTATATACCAGCCACTAGAATAATTCCTGTGTAGTGAGTTTGAAATGTTGTGTATGCTCTTCAGTCTGATCTGACCTTTCTCAGTCAAACAGTATAGCATTACCATTCTTTATGTATGACTGTGTGCTGCTCTTTGAGTAAGCTGTGCTGCCCTAAGGTATGGTTTTTGTGGCAGTAGAATGAAGCTTTAACTTTAAGTCTGCTGAATTTTAAACTCTTAAATATctgcaagaaacaaaaaaaaaaaaatactgtactTCACTGTActcttgtatttattttacagaTTACATTTATAGGTTTTGCAGAAGGGATGCGAACTGCTCACTTGCAGGTACAATATCCGTCTATCTATATTGGAAAATTTCTTCTCAGTAGCACTTAGATTTTTAGATGGAGGAAATTCGGTGTTTAATTAATGGAATAGATGTATCTTAGGTATTTAAAAGCCTAAGATTTAAATGTAATTGAAAagttgaaaataattattttaatatgatAATCagtgttttatatatatttacaatGTTACCTGGGTCAGTCTTTGTATTAGGATGCTCTAGAACAACTTCAATAGAGTGCAGGGGgatgtttgggtgggaagggccTCAGTTGCTTGTGGTTTTTGtgggtgctttttttttggtttgggttttgttgttggtgTTAAAAACTTGTGTGTATCAGTATTTTGGTTTGCTGTCTTATCCTTAGTTGAGTTGTGCATATTGATATGGTGCAGTTGCATGTGTGAAACTAAACTGAACTTTACTGATCTGACTTCTAGCTGTGAATTGCTGATGGGGATTTAGAAGTCAGTATTATGGTTATGCCATAAGATGTTATTCTGgagatttatatatatagatatataaaggaaatattattttaaaaggtggAGTGTAGCAAACTAACAGAGTTATGATGTGCTGTTTTCATAAATTACAGATTTAGCTTTCCTGTGCAATTTACATATCAGTATAATTCATAACATACATGTTCACAGTAAAATTCCATATTTCTACTCTGTCTAGATCTTAGTAGAGATTGCTCGTAATAGTTTCctgatgttttaaaatgtaaaacagAAACTTTAAATCCATTTGTGTTCCATATTAGATCAATGTTGCTAATTCTTCAAATTATTATACTAGATATTATTTCAAGTATGGGCAAGAACTGTTGGATCATTTAGAGTTAGATGGAATGTAGGGAAAGTTGGACAGAACAGGTTTATGGAGATTTGCTTTGAACCATAGGGATCAGTAGTGTTTGgactgttggaaaaaaaattggaactCTTTCATAGGCCTCTTCTGTATTAGATAAATCTAAAGGTTGTCCAAAATCATGTTAAAGAAGTACCTTGCTCATGTTTTTGTGATAGGGAGCTGGAATACTGTTCCAGAGAAGGACACAAAGATCATGTAGAGAGAGGTCCATTGAGAGCCATCATTAGCAGAGGTCAGAGTAGTTGGGTATTTTGTAGGATATGCAGatgcttttcagctctttcaaGATTCTGCTTTATGACTTTTAGGCATCCTCCAAGTATGACCTGAATTAAATCTTGTTTACACAATCTTTACATCACAGTTTGAGAGAGTAAGTGAGGGACCGAGTAAgaaatagggaagaaaaaaactttACCAGAATTAGCAGCTGTTAGGATTTAGGGGAGGTATGAAATCAACCCCATTGTCATTTGCCTgctctttttttggttttgtattctcaatgatttttatttaaattcagGAATTATCAGCTGTTTCTGTAGAGCTTCCAGATGTTCTGAAATCTCTCCAGTTGcgcaaattaaaagaaaatgaggcTGTGTTTCTAAAAGACATAAAGAAAAGCTTGGCAAAACCTTATGTCATGAAACAGGTAAAATTTTTGTGTCTTCTTGCATGTCAGAAGCATTACATTTTGCCTTCTAAAGAGTTTAGCCTTATTACACCCTGTCTTGCTTTCGGTTTTGGGCCATCTTAGCTGCAGTagtattaatattatatttctGTTGTTTCATGAAAATTAACTGTGTTGTATTGTTTACAGAAAATACTtaacaaatatttaattatgGTACTGATCCTGTGCTTCTGCTAGGCTGTAGTCCCTTTCACTGGCAATTTAGAAATAATACGAAATTTGTCAACTTACCtatctctgctctgcccagatAGCTTTCATCTTCAACAGACTTTTTTGTTGAAACAGAGGTGCCCAAAATCAAGGGAATGTCTGGTGTTCATAAAACTCAGTGATcgcttttcttaaaaaaattataaatgctGTTAATGATagaatttctattatttttatttctatattgtTCCCATTACTGCCATGCTAATTAAATTCTTTCCAATTACAAGCATTGCATATAAGATTAGAGGTACCTCGAAGAAACAGATATCCTATAAACTGAAGTATTATATGGCATAAACATGCTCTGAAATACTGTATTCCTCCACAAATTTTTATCATGAATTCTTCAATGGATTCTTGGGTGCATGTTATCATGGTTGTGTTACATTATTGCGCTATTGATTTATTCAGAATGCAGACCTTACAAAAATGAAGAAGTCATTCTAGCTATCACTCTGCACAAACTGTTGAATTCATTTCcttgtatttgaaatattttgaaattatttgcaCTTCATAAAAATGCATTGAATGAATCCCTTGAAGATTGCTGTGTCTGTTTTCTTGTTGCTCTCTTTTTCTAGAATCAGCTTCCTGAAGTCTTTTGTGTGATGAGGCTGTCTCCTTCATTCCCAAGGATCAAAGCTGATTATATATTCACCTTGCTAAGCAAGTATACTGCAGGCATAAGGTATGCAGTGGAAATCAACTCTTCACAAAAACATCAAACAGAGACCACCCATGGAGAAGATGATGACACCAATCAGTCAGTTTCTTCAATTGAGGATGATTTTGTCACTGCTTTCGAACACTTAGATGAAGATGAACCTTCAAAGCTACTAAGTGCTGGTAAGTTCTTGCACACTTGTGGAAGTTGGTATTTGAAATTTAGGCTGTtagaatttaataaaaaagtaaatgtaaatatattgtaatttatttttacattaatcATGCTTTGTAAAGGGATAttatgcaatggaaaaaaattttttttgctcttttcacAGCAGTTTTCCATGAGTTTCACTCATGGACAAAAGATTCTAATCTTATTGTCAGATGGATATCAAATAAAATCTTGTTCTACTTTATGTGCTAAAAGATACATTAATTTGTCAGTAATTAGATTTGTATAATAggatttaaagaaaatgaaagattgCTTTAATCATGAAAGATGAGCTAGCATTTTGCAACAATGGTAAACCCAGAAGTTGCCATTAAATAATCTGTTCAGTTTGCTGTAGTTCTGTGGAAATTCTTGGTTTTGAAGCAATCTCTTTTTAccgtttttattttttgttcagGTACATGCAGCTTTTCTTCTCAAAACCATCGAGATGCTGCTTCACAGACTGTCCCTGCTCAATGTTTAGAAGCTGTTGACTCAAAGATTGTTGTGGGTTCTGCACATCGAAAATCATCTCCCAGATGTTCTACTTTGATAGATATTTTGGGACTTAAGGAGCGGTCCTCAGTAAAGAATTCAGTTACAACCTCAATTTCTGATCCCTGGATACAAAGGAGTTTCTATAAGCCATATAATCCTTCTGATCAAGGTGTTAATTTTTTACGTAAAAcattgttttcttcctctccagCTGAATCCTCTGAGTCAGATTGCTCCAGCCCAAGCCCCATCATCTTCTTAGATGAAGAAGGGTATCAAAAAAGCTTGAAGGCAAAACTTCAGCTGCCAAAAATTCCAGTAGTAAAAGATGGTATAGAGGATTCAGACTCAGAAGTGAGTGAATTTTTTGATAGTTTTGATCGGTTTGATGAGCTGGAACAAGCCTTGGAAAACTCTTGTAAAATTATTAGGGATCCCATCCTAGGGAATCCTGCCCAGAAAAGGAGGACTGCGCATGAAAAATTGTCTTCTGCAAGCATTACGATGAACCCTCAGAAATTCAAGTTTGATCGTCCCACTCTGCCAGCCAATGTAAAGAAACCAACTCCTCGTAAGCCAGAGTCACCGTACAGCAGCATCTTGGAGGTCCCGGATTCCCCTCGCCCCGTTAGGACATCAGGGGAGGAGAATGGGGGATTCTTCAGCCCCATTCGAACATCGGCCTTCAGCcccctggggagctgtggtTCCTCCGAATGCCTGTGTCGAATTAATCTTGCTGGAGAGGGGACAGGTCCAAGTCACCGTGGTGCAGGCTATGACAGCTACTCAGCATATGCTGACAGTGTTTCATGTGAAATACTGGgttctgttcttttttctgAGTCCTCATCAGAGCAAACGTGTGCAGAGAATTATTCAAAACACAAAAGGGTGACTGTAAAAGAGAAGAGACGGCAAGCTACAGATCTCAAAATGAAAACTAGTAAGGAACCAGAGAAGCAAACAAAATCTAAACATAAGTCACTAATGATAAGAGACAGCATTCAAAAGTTTGCAACTGAATTGGTTGAAAAAAGTTTTGGCAGTGCATTTAAGGACCTCCAAAAAGGTGTTTCTTCATGCACAAATGCACTTTGCCATTTGGCTGCTAGGTTGACTTCTTCAGTCTTTCAAATGGCTTTTTATGAGATTGGAAGACGCAGAGCAATCTCGCTGAAGGAGCGTGCCATTAATGGCATAGCAAACTTTTTGGTGAGCGAAGCTATAACTGGTGCTTTGAAAGAGTTGCGTCAGgtaaagaaacaaatatttaacaACACTGTTGCGCGGTTTGCAGCAGATCTTGCTGAAGAACTTGTGTTTGAAGGAATTATGGAAGTATGCCAGTTTTCATATCCATCAACACCTACTGCACAGTCCTCATCATTTGATTATGAAAACAAAGTGGTAAGGTCCTATGCCCGAGATTTGTCTGAATCTGTCATTCAGGAGGCATTTATTGAACTATCTCAGGTTGATGTGACCTTCACAACACAAGCAGCCATTAGTGTTTCCATGGACAATATCAAATATGTAAGTGCAGAAAGTATGTTAGAGTCAACACAGACTTCCACAGTTTCTCCTAATTTTAATGATAGGGTAGCACAAAAGCCAGTCCAAGACTCCAAGAAGGAATATACAGTACAGCAGGCTCTATTTTGTACCTCTGGTGTTGTGAGTTCAATACCTGTGCCCTTAGCTGGAAGAGCCCTTTCTCAGCAGCAGGTTTCCTCTGATGCTTACAAAGTGAAAGTGTCCACTGTTCCAAATGCTGATGACAGtacaaaaatattcaaagaCTCCACTCATCCATTTTTCTCCAGCAGAATGAGAGAGGAGGAAGTTGcttctttcagaaatatttatctAACTTCAGATCATGGTCAAAGTACGGAAAGTACTCCATCCATCTTCTGTAACCAGAATGATACCAAACTAACAAATAACAGATCTGCAATGAACAATAATTCAGAATTAACAAGTGGGTCAAAAGGCATTAATATTTTCTCTGGAACTATGGTAGATATGATAGTAAATGAAGCTTATGAAACCATAACCTCATCTAGAGTAACAAAAGCAGTAGAAGAGTATTCAGATTTCTTGACAAGAAAAGTAATAGATAAAAAACCTAATGTGCAAGGTAGCGGTGAAGACACCCCCAAGAGCATGTTTGCAGATCATTTGGCCAAATATGTCATAAAACAATCTGTGGAAGAAAGTAAAACTGTTTTATGCAACACCAGTGAGAATTTAGCATGTAATGTGAGCTCACAGACTTACAGAGATACCAGTCGAAAAGAACAATGTGTGATAAAGAAGCAAGAGGCTGAGAAACAAAGTAATGTTTCTATAATTGTGGAACAACAACAGTTGCCTTTGAATAATCCGTGTAAATTTCTTACTCCAACTCATTCTGTTCAGTGTATTTTAGAATCTAAAGATTGTTGGCaagaacaaaaaggaaacaatttttcttcaaaatcacAGCCGCCTTGTTCCACTGTGACTTTTGCTAGGCATGTTCTAGAGGACTGTACTGACACAGGAAGCTGTTCAATAACATGCTTAAACAAGCCTTCCAAAAAAAGTGATGCCCAGAAACTATCAGCAGGAGCTTTGAATTACAGGCAGACTGATTGTTTTCTGCATGCAAATAGCTTGCCTTCAGAGATGTTTGGCAGTGAAGGTGCTTTGCAGATGGAAGAAAAATCTAGCCTGAAACATGGAAATACCTGTTTACTGCCCGACACACCCCCACCAACTCCTCTAGTACCATGCCAAAGTAGTTCTGAAAGGAATCTAAGAAAACTGTCCAAGAAACTCAAGGGAGAATTAGCAAAGGAATTTGCACCTGCAACACCACCTTCTACACCCTACAATCCACCCACTGCTGATTCATCTGAAACTGAACACGACTCTTTGGAAAATGAGGAATTTATGCTGAAACTCATGCGGTCGCTTTCTGAAGAAGTGGAAAGTAGTGAAGATGAAGATCATTCTGAAGTGCCTGTTGAGAAAGGGGAGCATTCAGCCAAAACAATTCAGTATGCAGATAGCTTAGCTAGCCACATAATTTCAGTAGCGACTGAAATGGCTGCTTCCCATTTAGGTGgtaaaacaaatgaaagagaAGCTGGTAGGCAGGCTCAGTTAGGgatgcaaaagaaaagatgTAGATATACTGCATTTGTAAATATCCCAGAAGAGACATGTAGTTCCTTGTGGAATTATGCAGGTGATATGGCAGGAAAAGTCATCAATGAGGCCAAGAAAGTAGTGAAATCAAGGCATTGCAAGCTGTTGAGGTTGAAGCGGGTTAACTGCCAGGTAGATTGCTTTTATGTGAGTAAAAGCGATAAAGATGGTAATTCAAAAGAATGGTGTGGCCCAGTACAGGACCAGTGGCTGGGGGAGAGAGATTCATCTGGGCTTCCTTTACCACAAGGTTCAGGCACAACAGGTTTGACTTCCAAGTACCCAAGCTGTGAAAGTGTGACTGACGAGTACGCAGATCACGTTATCCGCCTTCTGAAAAGAGAAGGAGGTAACGCCGAGCTCTTGGTGGATCAGTATGCCAGCAGACTTGCTTACAGGTCTATCAAATCAGGCTTGCAGCAAGCTGCTAGAAAAACCAGATTCAGATGCAGCAGAAAGACATTTCCTGGGCAAAATGCACAGGTAAATGGTAAGCTGGAGCTGATCAAAGCAGGGAATAAAGATGCAGTACAGCAAGTGAAAAGCAGCATTCATCGCTGTGAAGGTCAAGTGTTTGAGAGGAATGTCTGCACACAGAGAACGGAATGTACAGAGTTGTTACATTTTTCTGAATCCCTTGCTCACAGTATCACTTGTGATGTCAGGAAGAAACTGAAAATGTCGGGAACATGTTTGCCGAAGTCTCTCACAGATTCCTGTCTGTATAAAAAGAC from Melospiza georgiana isolate bMelGeo1 chromosome 2, bMelGeo1.pri, whole genome shotgun sequence includes:
- the AKAP11 gene encoding A-kinase anchor protein 11 isoform X1, which gives rise to MDTYARAQGNRMKSRISIEKSFGESVLQSMKSLLHSRKELCNVSAEECLNQEEQDHFIEITFIGFAEGMRTAHLQELSAVSVELPDVLKSLQLRKLKENEAVFLKDIKKSLAKPYVMKQNQLPEVFCVMRLSPSFPRIKADYIFTLLSKYTAGIRYAVEINSSQKHQTETTHGEDDDTNQSVSSIEDDFVTAFEHLDEDEPSKLLSAGTCSFSSQNHRDAASQTVPAQCLEAVDSKIVVGSAHRKSSPRCSTLIDILGLKERSSVKNSVTTSISDPWIQRSFYKPYNPSDQGVNFLRKTLFSSSPAESSESDCSSPSPIIFLDEEGYQKSLKAKLQLPKIPVVKDGIEDSDSEVSEFFDSFDRFDELEQALENSCKIIRDPILGNPAQKRRTAHEKLSSASITMNPQKFKFDRPTLPANVKKPTPRKPESPYSSILEVPDSPRPVRTSGEENGGFFSPIRTSAFSPLGSCGSSECLCRINLAGEGTGPSHRGAGYDSYSAYADSVSCEILGSVLFSESSSEQTCAENYSKHKRVTVKEKRRQATDLKMKTSKEPEKQTKSKHKSLMIRDSIQKFATELVEKSFGSAFKDLQKGVSSCTNALCHLAARLTSSVFQMAFYEIGRRRAISLKERAINGIANFLVSEAITGALKELRQVKKQIFNNTVARFAADLAEELVFEGIMEVCQFSYPSTPTAQSSSFDYENKVVRSYARDLSESVIQEAFIELSQVDVTFTTQAAISVSMDNIKYVSAESMLESTQTSTVSPNFNDRVAQKPVQDSKKEYTVQQALFCTSGVVSSIPVPLAGRALSQQQVSSDAYKVKVSTVPNADDSTKIFKDSTHPFFSSRMREEEVASFRNIYLTSDHGQSTESTPSIFCNQNDTKLTNNRSAMNNNSELTSGSKGINIFSGTMVDMIVNEAYETITSSRVTKAVEEYSDFLTRKVIDKKPNVQGSGEDTPKSMFADHLAKYVIKQSVEESKTVLCNTSENLACNVSSQTYRDTSRKEQCVIKKQEAEKQSNVSIIVEQQQLPLNNPCKFLTPTHSVQCILESKDCWQEQKGNNFSSKSQPPCSTVTFARHVLEDCTDTGSCSITCLNKPSKKSDAQKLSAGALNYRQTDCFLHANSLPSEMFGSEGALQMEEKSSLKHGNTCLLPDTPPPTPLVPCQSSSERNLRKLSKKLKGELAKEFAPATPPSTPYNPPTADSSETEHDSLENEEFMLKLMRSLSEEVESSEDEDHSEVPVEKGEHSAKTIQYADSLASHIISVATEMAASHLGGKTNEREAGRQAQLGMQKKRCRYTAFVNIPEETCSSLWNYAGDMAGKVINEAKKVVKSRHCKLLRLKRVNCQVDCFYVSKSDKDGNSKEWCGPVQDQWLGERDSSGLPLPQGSGTTGLTSKYPSCESVTDEYADHVIRLLKREGGNAELLVDQYASRLAYRSIKSGLQQAARKTRFRCSRKTFPGQNAQVNGKLELIKAGNKDAVQQVKSSIHRCEGQVFERNVCTQRTECTELLHFSESLAHSITCDVRKKLKMSGTCLPKSLTDSCLYKKTEFDEVTGDLIKTRFSRTFLPFSPDHKLYHSTGNINENGYSEGIIQAIEQYARKVADDTLEMSLESAVLHVAESRKNEDKLSHTEKLSPFPGTVCRCCSMKEHRYCTESMSHHLPAQGSCIPVRHFLHSGLGGACQNSRVFQLDIPKIHVDVEQRMVFSDKGATAAIEKAERELSYTSLTADSGIGQDGVSFAESLTTEIMTSAMTNIGQTVTISSVGREGFHSVESVVSQQMSLSIGDDSTGSWSNLSFEDEHPDESSSFLHLSDSSAVFSSSPGSNGNSSSWSSLGLEGDMYEENLSFPTSDSDGTEDKDEDSKDAVEGLEQVRKTLSIMNIDLEPNLVDPQLRAALQWLAASETEVSDLHFRDTAAREFVFLSRRLRERDWKVGDLLQAVLKYCEMIETASDGEQAPSKSLVSWLLENV